TGCTGACCGACATCCAGTTGACCTGGAGTAACACAGGTCGGCCGACCTACACGATCTTCCGCTCCACCAACCCAGGGATTTATTCTGACGCCGAGGTGCTAGATAAACGAACGGATTTCTCCTTACGGGATGACGGCGCGGCGGCGCCCAATGCCCCCAATCTCTTATTCTATGAGGTTCAGTAGTCATGGCGAAGGTACTTGTCACGGGAGGTGCCGGATACATCGGTTGTCATCTCGTTCAACTGCTCAAAGACAGCGGCCATACTCCGGTTGTGCTAGATGATCTTTCAACCGGACATCACGAAGCTCTCGGTGGCGTGAGACTGATCGAGGCGGACTTCGCCGACTCGCAGGTCCTGAACCAACTGCTTGGCGATGAACGATTCGACGCCGTGGCCCACCTCGCCGCAACCAGCGAGGTCGGACCCTCATTTGAGAATCCGGCAGGTTACTACGCAAACAATTTCGAACGTGGACTTCGTTTACTTGAAGCGGTGATCCGTCACGACGTTCGCGGATTCTTGTTTTCCAGCAGCGCTGCGGTCTATGGCGAGCCGCAACGGACACCCATTGACGAGGATCACCCGACGATCCCGACGAATCCGTATGGCGAAACAAAGCTCGCATTCGAACGAGCGTTGCATTGGTATCATCAGGCGTACGGATTACGTTTTGCCTCACTGCGTTTTTTTAACGCTGCCGGGGCTCACGAATCAGGCGATATCGGCGAGGACCACTCACCGGAATCACATCTGATCCCACGACTCTTACTGACGGCACTACATGGCGGCGAAACGGTACCGATATTTGGCGACGACTATCCGACCCGCGATGGCACCTGTATCCGGGACTATATTCATGTCGAGGATCTGGCTGCAGCACACCTGGCGGCTCTCGGTGCTCTCGAGTGCGACGGACCCAACCCGGGTAACATAAACCTGGGCGGGCAACATGGATACACCGTCAAGGAAGTGATCCGTACGGTCGAGGAGATCACGGGCTGCAACATTTCGGTGAGCCCGGCTCCTCGTAGAGCCGGCGACCCTGCAACGCTAGTCGCGTCGTCGGAACGGGCTGGACGTTTACTGAACTGGAAGCCCACTCATGGATCGTTGCGAGAGATCGTCGCGTCGGCGTGGCGCTGGCACTCTGGCCATCCGGAGGGGTATCAGCGACGATTTGACGCCACTCCGACCGCCGCACGGCTTTAGCGTCGTGATAGAACGGCTAGCGCAGTAGGTCCGTCGGCGGGATCGGTCGCTCCGGCGGCATCAATTCGTTGGGCGTCGGCACGTAGCCCGGCGGTTGAGAGACCAGGCCGATTTGAAGTTCGGTCGTTCCTTCGACTTCGAGCATCGTCGATAGCCAGAGGAATCCCGCACCGCGTACATTCAGCCGCCAGGGTCCCGGCGCCAGCTCTTCCATCCGAAACTGACCCGCCTCGTCGGTCCGTACGGTTCGCGGTCCGTAGCTTCCGTCGGGACGCACGACCCTTACATAGACCTCGCTCAGCGGTTTCCCGTCGGTATCCGCCACCGTCGCATCGAGGGTTGCGGGTCCGTTTTCTGTGCTGGCGTTGGTCGCCGACTGCGCTGTGTCGGAAGTCGCGCCGGGCTTCATCGTGATCTCGACCACGGCACGAAACGGATACTTGATCTGGATATCGTTCTTGATGACGGTCTCCAACCCCTGGCGTCGAAGGGTCATGACGTAATCGCCATTGGGCAGACCGCCGACGCGGAACTTGCCCGATTGGTCGGTGGAGGTCAGATAGAGGCGATGGTCCGTCGCGGGATCCATGACACGCACGGTGGCACCCGTGACCGGGTTTCTGCGGTCCAGCTGGACGGTGCCCTGTAGACGACTGACGCGGTACTTGTCGTCGTCGGTGGGGACGTCCTCGGCCACGACGGGCGAGACGATCAGGACCGCCGTGGCAACCAGGAATGACAATCGTCTCAAGACCCGCTCCTTCACGCCCCTGCCGATACAACCGTCATTATACGTGGAGGATTCCCGGCTGCGCGAAGATGGTGGGCGGTACTGGATTCGAACCAGTGACCCCCTGCGTGTAAAGCAGGTGCTCTAACCAGCTGAGCTAACCGCCCGGGTGTCTCGATCAACTCTAGTCGCAGACAAAGTAGTCGGTGGACGCTTGGGGTTCAAGTAGGATGAGTGGAGGCAATACGTCGCACCCAGGATTCCTTGATACGGTCGAACCCACCTACCGTGCGGCCTTGCTCTGCTGGGCCCAGGCCAGATTCGCCTTGGCGCGGCCAAAGTCGGGGTCGATCTCCAGGGCCGTCTCGCACGACTCGATCGCCCGATCGTACTCGCCGAGCTGGACCAGCGCACTGCACATGTTGTTGTAGGCGATGACCGACCGCGGATTCAGTTCAAGCGCCTGCCGGCAGGCCTCGATGCTTTCCTCGTAGCGCCCAGCTTGGTAGTAGCTCAGGCTGAGGTTGGCGTAGTTCTGCGCGCTCGGTTCCTCGCCCGCCTTGCGTGCCAGACTCTCGATGTCCGATTCTGCGGCTTGAGTCGCCCGCGCCGCCACCTGGCTCAACATCGCTTGGATTTTGACGTGTCGCGGGCTCAACGCGAGACCCGCCTCGAGGTGCCGCTTGGCCTCCACGAATCTGCGCTGTTCCTTGAGCCAGCGGGCGTAGAAGTAATACGCTTCCGGATTGGTGCGGCCGTGGCTGAGACCGTTCCGAAAGTGCTGTTCCGCTTCTTCCTGCTTTCCCATCGCCGATTTCACCACGCCCAGGTTGATGTGCAGGTACGAGTAGTGGGGCACGAACGCGAGGGCTCGTTGATAGTGGTCCAGCGCCAACTCATACCTGCCCAGCCGCATCTGAGTCAAACCGTAGTTCATCAATCCTCGTCCGTTGCGCGGGCTCTTCAGCGTCACGTCGAGCCACAACTTCTCCGGGGAGCTCCAGACGTCGTTTCGACGGTGCGTCCCGTAGGCATGGCCCGCGATCACGACGCAGAACAGCGCCACGATCGCAGGCTTGAGCCAGCGCGTGCTCAGGATCGTCGACTCGTACCTGCCCAGCACCAGGCCGGCGCCCCAGCTCACAGCCATGGCCAGTCCGACATACGGAAAGAACGTGCGGTGGTCGTTGGCTATCTGATAGAGCGGGACGACGCTCGACGTCGGTGCCAACGCCACGAAGAACCACAGGATGCCGTAGGCGATCGGCCTCGTCTTGACCCTGACCATTGCCGAGACGGCCACCCACAGCACAATCAGGACCGCACCGAATCCGAGGAGGATTCGCCGATCGAGAAAGCCCTCGATCACGGTAAAGTCCGGATCGGCGCTCAGTCGGACGGGCACCGCGAAATTCCCCAGATAGTGGGTCATCACATAGAGCTGGGTCGCCGCGTAGTCCACGCGACTGACAGTCTGGTTGCTTGATACCGTCGTCTCGGGAGTCATGTAGGCCTGGTTGAAGGCGAACAGCGCAAGCGCCAGGACGAACGCCGGCGCGCTCTTGCGCAGTGCGCGACCGATTCTCGCCCACGCACCGACGCGATGCC
This genomic interval from Acidobacteriota bacterium contains the following:
- the galE gene encoding UDP-glucose 4-epimerase GalE; the protein is MAKVLVTGGAGYIGCHLVQLLKDSGHTPVVLDDLSTGHHEALGGVRLIEADFADSQVLNQLLGDERFDAVAHLAATSEVGPSFENPAGYYANNFERGLRLLEAVIRHDVRGFLFSSSAAVYGEPQRTPIDEDHPTIPTNPYGETKLAFERALHWYHQAYGLRFASLRFFNAAGAHESGDIGEDHSPESHLIPRLLLTALHGGETVPIFGDDYPTRDGTCIRDYIHVEDLAAAHLAALGALECDGPNPGNINLGGQHGYTVKEVIRTVEEITGCNISVSPAPRRAGDPATLVASSERAGRLLNWKPTHGSLREIVASAWRWHSGHPEGYQRRFDATPTAARL
- a CDS encoding carboxypeptidase-like regulatory domain-containing protein, whose product is MRRLSFLVATAVLIVSPVVAEDVPTDDDKYRVSRLQGTVQLDRRNPVTGATVRVMDPATDHRLYLTSTDQSGKFRVGGLPNGDYVMTLRRQGLETVIKNDIQIKYPFRAVVEITMKPGATSDTAQSATNASTENGPATLDATVADTDGKPLSEVYVRVVRPDGSYGPRTVRTDEAGQFRMEELAPGPWRLNVRGAGFLWLSTMLEVEGTTELQIGLVSQPPGYVPTPNELMPPERPIPPTDLLR
- a CDS encoding tetratricopeptide repeat protein, coding for MPDRAKVFLAGVLLATVLLVAYSNHFNNGFRFDDTHTIVSNGYIADIRNIPSFFTDATTSSSLPANRAYRPVSTMLNAIDYRLGNGLDPFYFHLSMFSCYVVQLLLMFVMFRTIFDHCRPHRHNPWLALFGTGFYGLHAANAETLNYIGARTDSFSTLCIVASLVLYQNRWARRFHLYLLTMVVGILTKQTGVMFAPLLFLYILFFEEGTLEDSGHRVGAWARIGRALRKSAPAFVLALALFAFNQAYMTPETTVSSNQTVSRVDYAATQLYVMTHYLGNFAVPVRLSADPDFTVIEGFLDRRILLGFGAVLIVLWVAVSAMVRVKTRPIAYGILWFFVALAPTSSVVPLYQIANDHRTFFPYVGLAMAVSWGAGLVLGRYESTILSTRWLKPAIVALFCVVIAGHAYGTHRRNDVWSSPEKLWLDVTLKSPRNGRGLMNYGLTQMRLGRYELALDHYQRALAFVPHYSYLHINLGVVKSAMGKQEEAEQHFRNGLSHGRTNPEAYYFYARWLKEQRRFVEAKRHLEAGLALSPRHVKIQAMLSQVAARATQAAESDIESLARKAGEEPSAQNYANLSLSYYQAGRYEESIEACRQALELNPRSVIAYNNMCSALVQLGEYDRAIESCETALEIDPDFGRAKANLAWAQQSKAAR